One Candidatus Brocadia sp. genomic region harbors:
- a CDS encoding DUF2786 domain-containing protein, which translates to MPRTDINDKLKTAWIRQLNEDWKTANFLYFKDSMRPPNFELSYSGVALGRWKGGCHRRLSISIVLINIYVWEYVQEVLYHEMVHQYVEEVLGIREELPHGEAFKRICQEKGIDPTATGDVQTWMKKRKSRFTASSENHQILDKVHKLLALAQSPNEHEAQTAMSKAHELLLRHNLSLLDTQTKWNYIHKQVGEIGRRDPVKSLISAMLCKYFFVEAIWTFGYDQHKNRRGRVLEIYGTLENVEMAEYVYHYLQNVSELLWTEYKGKNTITGNRHRRTFIYGLLEGFYHKLEGRVRENVSQKLVWKGDPRLSEFFRRRNPRCTRTFSRYSRTCQDAYNSGVSQGKKLIIHKGVREGGNGEVKYLN; encoded by the coding sequence ATGCCGAGAACTGATATAAACGATAAGCTAAAAACCGCATGGATCAGGCAATTGAATGAAGACTGGAAGACGGCAAATTTCCTTTACTTTAAAGACTCTATGCGCCCCCCAAACTTTGAGCTATCGTATTCAGGGGTGGCGTTGGGCAGATGGAAAGGCGGTTGTCACCGGCGTCTCTCCATCAGTATTGTTCTGATCAATATATATGTTTGGGAATACGTCCAGGAGGTCCTTTACCACGAAATGGTGCATCAGTACGTGGAGGAGGTTTTGGGCATCCGCGAAGAACTTCCTCACGGAGAGGCATTTAAGAGGATTTGCCAGGAAAAGGGGATTGATCCAACGGCTACGGGTGACGTTCAAACATGGATGAAAAAACGCAAAAGCAGATTCACCGCAAGTTCGGAAAACCACCAGATACTGGATAAGGTTCATAAGCTGCTGGCATTGGCTCAAAGCCCCAACGAACACGAGGCACAGACTGCCATGTCCAAGGCCCATGAGTTGTTATTAAGACATAACCTGTCACTCCTGGATACTCAGACGAAATGGAATTACATCCATAAGCAAGTCGGTGAAATAGGGCGGAGAGACCCCGTGAAGTCCCTAATCAGCGCTATGCTTTGCAAATATTTTTTCGTAGAGGCCATCTGGACGTTCGGGTACGACCAGCATAAAAACCGGCGCGGCCGGGTTTTGGAAATTTATGGGACACTGGAAAACGTCGAGATGGCGGAATACGTGTATCATTATCTTCAAAACGTCTCTGAACTTTTATGGACGGAGTACAAGGGAAAAAATACTATCACCGGTAACAGGCATCGAAGGACGTTTATCTACGGCCTCTTAGAAGGTTTCTATCATAAGCTGGAAGGCAGGGTGCGGGAAAATGTGTCTCAAAAACTGGTATGGAAGGGAGACCCACGGCTCAGTGAATTTTTTCGCCGAAGAAATCCCCGGTGTACCCGAACCTTTTCCCGGTATTCCAGAACCTGTCAGGATGCCTATAATTCCGGAGTATCTCAAGGGAAAAAACTGATTATTCACAAGGGCGTTCGGGAGGGCGGCAACGGGGAAGTCAAGTATTTAAACTAA
- a CDS encoding RluA family pseudouridine synthase yields the protein MKPIPFRHRPKGLTIIYEDRDIIVIDKSAGLLTVKATYEREKTAHHILTNYIRKGSFKSKKQLFVVHRLDRDTSGVLVFAKSSEAKENLKLQWKDVKKKYVAVVHGILTEKCGTIISYLAENEDYEVFSVKDSRKGELAKTRYKVLKEAKRFSLLEIELLTGKKNQIRVHFSEKGHPLVGDGKYGKKGEPKSRLALHSHHLTFRHPHSGKELTFEAEVPGFFKSFFDSV from the coding sequence ATGAAGCCAATACCTTTTAGGCACAGACCCAAGGGCTTAACGATTATCTATGAAGACCGGGATATTATTGTTATCGATAAGAGCGCCGGCTTACTGACGGTAAAAGCAACGTATGAAAGAGAAAAAACAGCCCACCACATTTTAACCAACTACATACGTAAGGGCAGCTTTAAATCAAAAAAACAACTTTTTGTTGTACATCGATTGGACCGTGACACCTCCGGTGTTCTGGTGTTTGCTAAGAGTTCTGAAGCCAAGGAAAATCTTAAACTACAATGGAAAGACGTGAAGAAAAAATATGTAGCGGTAGTTCATGGGATATTAACTGAAAAATGCGGGACAATCATCTCATATTTAGCTGAAAACGAAGATTATGAAGTTTTTTCTGTTAAGGATTCGAGAAAAGGGGAATTAGCAAAAACCCGTTACAAAGTGTTAAAAGAAGCAAAAAGATTTAGTTTGCTTGAAATTGAATTATTAACGGGCAAAAAAAACCAGATACGGGTTCATTTCTCTGAGAAAGGACATCCACTCGTTGGTGATGGCAAATACGGTAAAAAAGGCGAGCCGAAGAGCCGTTTAGCACTTCATTCACACCATCTAACGTTTCGGCATCCACATAGTGGCAAAGAATTAACCTTTGAAGCCGAGGTGCCTGGTTTCTTTAAAAGTTTTTTTGATAGCGTATAA